In Halorhabdus tiamatea SARL4B, a genomic segment contains:
- a CDS encoding phosphoglycerate kinase, with protein MAAFNTLDDLADGQRVLVRVDLNSPVEDGVVQDNHRFDRYAETVRELADRDNKVVLMAHQGRPGRDDFVSLDQHAEILEEYVGKPINFVEDIYGDDAIDAIEALDAGEILLLENTRMADDELPEKAPEEHAKSDFVQTLSPYFDAFVNDAYSAAHRAHASTVGFALELPAYAGRVMEAEYEYNTGVAERARETEGQVTMVLGGNKSEDVISVVNNLGDAIDTFLIGGLPGELFLRAEGYPVGMDVGDMDLLDDQWEETKDTLEDLVENRRDEFELPTDFAYEDAADERAEIALADIEEKETGYLDIGHDTIESYVPIIEDSEAVFVKGAVGVFEDERFADGTVELIEAIGRTDCFSVVGGGDTARTLSMYGLSEDNYDHISIAGGAYLNALTGQELEAAEVLIEQAN; from the coding sequence ATGGCTGCATTCAACACACTCGACGACCTCGCAGATGGACAGCGCGTCCTGGTCCGCGTCGACCTCAACTCGCCGGTCGAGGACGGCGTCGTCCAGGACAATCACCGGTTCGACCGCTACGCCGAAACAGTTCGCGAACTCGCCGATCGGGACAACAAAGTCGTCCTGATGGCCCACCAGGGTCGGCCCGGCCGCGACGACTTCGTTTCCCTCGACCAGCACGCCGAGATTCTCGAAGAGTACGTCGGCAAACCGATCAACTTCGTCGAGGACATCTACGGCGACGACGCCATCGACGCCATCGAGGCCCTCGACGCGGGTGAGATCCTCCTCCTGGAGAACACCCGGATGGCCGACGACGAACTCCCGGAGAAGGCTCCCGAAGAACACGCAAAGAGCGACTTCGTCCAGACCCTGTCGCCGTACTTCGACGCCTTCGTCAACGACGCCTACTCGGCGGCCCACCGCGCACACGCCTCGACGGTCGGGTTCGCCTTAGAACTCCCGGCCTACGCGGGCCGCGTGATGGAAGCCGAGTACGAGTACAACACCGGCGTCGCCGAGCGCGCCCGCGAGACTGAGGGGCAGGTCACGATGGTCCTGGGTGGCAACAAGAGCGAGGACGTCATCAGCGTCGTCAACAACCTCGGCGACGCCATCGACACGTTCCTCATCGGCGGCCTGCCGGGCGAGCTGTTCCTCCGCGCGGAGGGCTACCCGGTCGGGATGGACGTCGGCGACATGGACCTGCTCGACGATCAGTGGGAGGAGACCAAGGACACCCTCGAAGACCTCGTCGAAAACCGCCGCGACGAGTTCGAACTCCCCACTGACTTCGCTTACGAGGACGCTGCGGACGAGCGCGCCGAGATCGCGCTCGCGGACATCGAGGAGAAGGAGACGGGCTACCTCGACATCGGTCACGACACGATCGAGTCGTACGTCCCGATCATCGAGGACAGCGAGGCCGTCTTCGTGAAGGGCGCGGTCGGCGTCTTCGAGGACGAGCGCTTCGCCGACGGGACGGTCGAACTCATCGAGGCCATCGGTCGCACCGACTGCTTCTCGGTCGTCGGCGGCGGCGACACCGCCCGGACGCTCTCGATGTACGGGCTCAGCGAGGACAACTACGATCACATCTCGATCGCCGGCGGCGCGTACCTCAACGCGCTCACCGGTCAGGAACTCGAAGCCGCCGAAGTGCTGATCGAGCAGGCGAACTGA
- a CDS encoding efflux RND transporter permease subunit has translation MSDTISRRYADWITSHSKLVVVAVLALTVLVAAGAAVGETDSAGVGEFQVDTEETDAAEFVRENYGGSEGIAAQLVVRDEGGDVLTRDSLLAGLRLQQAIRDDDSISETLAEPGLVGIENVVGTAAVYADATEGGGPPPAEPPSLSAQITALEDRSDAQVEQLLARVLDPEGSSLTERDPYAFLSRDYEPGETRAEARLTFVTQVGDGSADEDPQAAYDAQVEIAGMVEERFADAFVFGQGIQDDASTRATGDSFTIITPFALALIILVLGITYRDVLDILLAFVGIGVVMAWLAGLMGWLAIPMNVILIAVPFLLIGLSIDYALHVVMRYREARAGTLEESTASGGVDDRSIRTAMALGFGSVVLALGAATVSTGVGFLSNVVSPLPAIRDFAVLSAGGIFATFVAFGVFLPALKIEVDSFVEHRLGRSRAKPAFGVGGGSANAILERLGSLTMRAPVVIVVVALLLGTVGAYGATTIDTEFNEADFLPTDAPDWAKSLPGPLAPDTYTIADDFQYLSDNFQLRGEGGQSQVLLRGDGLAEGSLLSALDDATGSVSEDSSIQLRPDGRAALDGPHTAIRSAASDNETFAALVERSDTNGDGLPDEDVEAVYTALFDADEAAASQVLSRSADGEITSARIVLSVRSSESAQTIADDTRTFAEGIEAETTGITAAATGSPVSTAVIQDALLETLVEAFAVTLVVILVFATGLFGLRYGSWSLGALVLAPVVVSLAWLLGAMAALDISFNSETAVITSLAIGLGVDYSIHAGERFMAEREERDTVADALRRTITGTGGTLLASAATTAAAFGVLAFSLSPPLQRFGIVTGLAIIFAFVAVVTMLPGLLVLRERAVSGGLRSD, from the coding sequence ATGTCAGACACAATATCCCGCCGATATGCGGACTGGATCACGTCGCACAGCAAACTCGTCGTCGTCGCCGTCCTGGCGCTGACGGTCCTCGTCGCCGCTGGCGCGGCGGTCGGCGAGACGGACAGCGCGGGCGTCGGAGAGTTCCAGGTCGACACCGAGGAGACCGACGCCGCCGAATTCGTCCGGGAGAACTACGGGGGCAGTGAGGGGATCGCTGCACAACTCGTCGTTCGCGACGAGGGTGGGGACGTCCTCACCAGAGACTCCTTGCTCGCCGGGCTCCGATTGCAACAGGCGATTCGAGACGACGACTCGATCAGCGAAACGCTCGCCGAGCCGGGCCTGGTCGGTATCGAGAACGTCGTCGGGACGGCCGCCGTCTACGCCGACGCAACCGAAGGCGGTGGGCCACCACCCGCCGAGCCACCGTCGCTGTCCGCACAGATCACGGCTCTCGAAGATCGGAGCGACGCCCAGGTCGAGCAGTTGCTCGCCCGCGTGCTCGATCCCGAGGGATCGTCACTGACCGAACGTGATCCCTACGCGTTTCTGTCCCGGGATTACGAGCCGGGTGAGACGCGGGCCGAGGCCCGGCTGACCTTCGTCACGCAGGTCGGCGACGGCTCCGCAGACGAAGACCCGCAGGCAGCCTACGACGCCCAGGTCGAGATCGCCGGGATGGTCGAGGAGCGATTCGCGGACGCGTTCGTCTTCGGCCAGGGTATCCAGGACGACGCCTCCACGCGGGCGACGGGCGACAGCTTCACGATCATCACGCCGTTCGCGCTCGCACTCATCATCCTGGTGCTGGGGATCACCTACCGCGACGTGCTCGACATCTTGCTCGCGTTCGTCGGGATCGGCGTCGTGATGGCGTGGCTCGCCGGACTCATGGGCTGGCTCGCGATCCCGATGAACGTCATCCTGATCGCCGTCCCCTTCCTGCTCATCGGGTTGAGTATCGACTACGCGCTGCACGTCGTGATGCGCTACCGGGAGGCGCGTGCGGGAACGCTGGAGGAATCGACCGCGTCCGGTGGGGTCGACGATCGATCCATCCGGACCGCGATGGCGCTCGGGTTCGGCAGCGTCGTCCTGGCGCTGGGCGCGGCGACTGTCTCGACTGGCGTCGGCTTCCTCTCGAACGTCGTCAGTCCGCTGCCGGCGATCCGGGACTTCGCGGTACTCAGCGCGGGTGGGATCTTCGCCACCTTCGTCGCCTTCGGGGTCTTCCTCCCGGCGCTCAAGATCGAAGTCGATTCGTTCGTCGAGCATCGACTCGGCCGGAGCCGGGCCAAACCGGCCTTCGGCGTCGGGGGCGGGAGCGCCAACGCGATCCTGGAACGGCTCGGCTCGCTCACCATGCGCGCGCCGGTGGTGATCGTCGTCGTCGCACTCCTGCTCGGCACTGTGGGGGCCTACGGCGCGACGACCATCGACACGGAGTTCAACGAGGCCGACTTCCTGCCGACTGACGCGCCGGACTGGGCCAAGTCGCTTCCTGGACCACTCGCTCCCGACACCTACACCATCGCGGATGACTTTCAGTATCTCAGCGACAACTTCCAGCTTCGCGGGGAAGGCGGGCAGTCACAAGTGTTGCTACGCGGGGACGGGCTGGCCGAGGGGTCACTCCTGTCGGCACTCGACGATGCGACCGGGTCCGTCTCCGAAGACAGTTCGATCCAGCTCCGGCCGGACGGCCGGGCGGCACTCGACGGTCCTCACACGGCGATCCGATCGGCCGCGAGCGACAACGAGACGTTCGCGGCGCTGGTCGAGCGCTCCGACACGAACGGCGACGGCTTGCCAGACGAGGACGTCGAGGCCGTCTACACCGCACTCTTCGACGCCGACGAGGCGGCCGCCTCGCAGGTCCTGAGTCGGTCGGCCGACGGCGAGATCACGTCGGCACGAATCGTCCTGTCGGTTCGCTCCAGTGAGTCAGCCCAGACCATCGCCGACGACACGCGGACGTTCGCCGAGGGGATCGAAGCCGAGACGACTGGGATCACCGCCGCCGCGACGGGCTCGCCGGTCTCAACCGCGGTGATTCAGGACGCCCTGCTGGAGACGCTGGTCGAGGCCTTCGCAGTGACGCTGGTGGTCATCCTGGTGTTCGCCACCGGGCTGTTCGGCCTGCGCTATGGGTCGTGGTCGCTCGGCGCGCTCGTGCTCGCCCCCGTCGTGGTTTCGCTCGCGTGGCTGCTCGGCGCGATGGCGGCCCTCGACATCTCGTTCAACAGCGAGACGGCCGTCATCACCAGCCTCGCGATCGGACTCGGCGTCGACTACTCTATCCACGCGGGCGAGCGCTTCATGGCCGAGCGTGAGGAACGCGACACCGTCGCGGACGCACTCCGGCGGACGATCACCGGCACCGGCGGAACCTTGCTCGCCAGCGCGGCGACGACGGCCGCGGCCTTCGGCGTCCTGGCGTTTTCGCTCTCGCCGCCGCTGCAGCGATTCGGTATCGTGACCGGGCTCGCAATCATCTTCGCGTTCGTCGCCGTCGTCACGATGCTGCCCGGCCTGCTCGTCCTCCGGGAACGAGCGGTCTCCGGCGGGCTGCGTTCGGACTGA
- a CDS encoding UPF0175 family protein translates to MGTISARVPDDLEDELETYLDAERLDRSTAVRKLLAEGLEDWRRDRAIERFEAGEISFSRAAELADMSVWDFTRLLEERDVTWVADDHLADDIDSL, encoded by the coding sequence ATGGGAACGATCTCGGCGCGGGTCCCCGACGATCTCGAGGACGAACTTGAGACATACCTCGACGCGGAGCGCCTCGACCGGAGTACGGCCGTTCGGAAGCTTCTTGCGGAGGGGCTCGAAGACTGGCGACGCGATCGGGCGATCGAACGATTCGAGGCCGGTGAGATCTCCTTTTCGCGGGCGGCCGAACTCGCGGACATGTCGGTGTGGGACTTCACCCGTCTGCTCGAGGAACGGGACGTGACCTGGGTCGCCGACGATCACCTCGCGGACGATATCGACTCTCTCTGA
- a CDS encoding DUF3368 domain-containing protein: protein MYVFDATPLIYLATVDRLGMLTEFEDDRLVPERVYDEVVTVGLDAGHADARRVERAVEDDVLTVATVERTEPFERLAANDSLSEADAAVLALAAARDGTGVMDEQYGRDVAAAEGIETRGTAYLVLRSLKRGAITAEAARETIDAMVDAGWYCAPDLYAKLLRRIEDFA, encoded by the coding sequence ATGTACGTCTTCGATGCGACGCCGTTGATCTATCTCGCGACTGTCGATCGACTCGGGATGCTCACCGAGTTCGAAGACGATCGATTGGTTCCAGAACGCGTCTACGACGAGGTCGTCACGGTCGGCCTCGACGCGGGTCACGCCGACGCCAGGCGCGTCGAGCGCGCCGTCGAGGACGACGTACTGACTGTCGCGACGGTGGAACGAACGGAGCCCTTCGAACGCCTGGCAGCGAATGACAGTCTCAGCGAGGCGGACGCCGCAGTCCTCGCGCTGGCAGCGGCCCGGGACGGGACTGGCGTCATGGACGAACAGTACGGTCGTGACGTGGCCGCCGCCGAGGGAATCGAGACGCGCGGGACGGCATATCTCGTGCTTCGATCACTCAAGCGAGGCGCGATCACCGCGGAGGCGGCGCGCGAGACCATCGACGCGATGGTCGATGCCGGCTGGTACTGCGCCCCGGATCTGTACGCGAAACTCCTTCGGCGGATCGAGGACTTCGCCTGA
- a CDS encoding metallophosphoesterase produces the protein MKIGVIADTHDARDVIERAVERFTTEDVAAVVHCGDIVAPFSATPFDADFDFYAVRGNNDGEWALADTVAEFGTYLGEMGELTFDGVDFAVYHGTSDAIVDALVESGTYDYVLHGHTHERVREERDGTVRLNPGGVPIPQAPAPPAAVVIDTETGEIETFELD, from the coding sequence ATGAAAATCGGCGTCATTGCGGACACCCACGACGCTCGCGACGTGATCGAGCGCGCAGTCGAACGGTTCACCACCGAGGACGTCGCGGCGGTCGTCCACTGTGGCGACATCGTCGCCCCGTTCTCGGCGACGCCCTTCGACGCGGACTTCGACTTCTACGCCGTCCGGGGCAACAACGACGGTGAGTGGGCGCTGGCCGACACCGTCGCGGAGTTCGGCACCTACCTCGGTGAGATGGGCGAGTTGACCTTCGACGGGGTTGACTTTGCGGTCTATCACGGGACCAGCGACGCCATCGTCGACGCGCTCGTCGAATCGGGCACCTACGACTACGTCCTGCACGGACACACTCACGAACGAGTCCGGGAGGAGCGAGACGGGACGGTGCGACTCAACCCCGGCGGGGTTCCGATCCCGCAGGCCCCGGCCCCGCCCGCTGCGGTCGTTATCGACACCGAGACGGGGGAGATAGAGACGTTCGAACTCGATTGA
- a CDS encoding aminopeptidase, protein MSNSELRGPAETAVTQCLALDSEESCLIVTDDERRPIGEALYAVASETTDEAMIIQYPPGDQHGEEPPEPVATAMASADVVLAPTTKSLTHTRARTDATDAGSRVATLPGITEEVFKTGLAVDYEEIREASERLLEAVENAEALRVTSPAGTDITLQPGDREWQLDTGIVHEPGQLSNLPAGEIFLSPETADGTIVVTGTMAPHGLLDAGHSIRLEVEDGYVTDIDDDTIREQVEEAAEDVGRDAYNLAELGIGTNVGVAELVGSVLLDEKAGGTVHFAVGDDAGIGGDTDAPIHLDGILRNPTVYADGEEIDLPTP, encoded by the coding sequence ATGAGTAACTCAGAGCTACGGGGTCCGGCCGAGACCGCAGTGACGCAGTGTTTGGCCCTCGATAGCGAGGAGTCGTGTCTGATCGTGACCGACGACGAGCGCCGCCCGATCGGCGAGGCGCTCTATGCGGTCGCGAGCGAGACGACCGACGAGGCGATGATCATCCAGTACCCGCCTGGCGACCAGCACGGCGAGGAGCCACCCGAACCGGTGGCGACGGCGATGGCGAGCGCCGACGTCGTGCTCGCGCCGACGACGAAGAGCCTGACTCACACCCGGGCACGGACCGACGCGACTGACGCAGGGAGTCGGGTGGCGACGTTACCGGGAATCACCGAGGAAGTCTTCAAAACCGGATTGGCCGTCGATTACGAGGAGATCCGCGAGGCGAGCGAGCGATTGCTCGAAGCTGTCGAGAACGCCGAAGCGCTCAGGGTAACGTCCCCAGCAGGAACCGACATCACGCTCCAGCCGGGCGACCGGGAGTGGCAACTCGACACCGGGATCGTCCACGAACCCGGCCAGCTATCGAACCTCCCGGCTGGCGAGATCTTCCTGAGTCCGGAGACTGCCGACGGGACGATTGTCGTCACGGGCACGATGGCTCCCCACGGCCTGCTCGATGCGGGCCATTCGATCCGACTCGAGGTCGAGGACGGCTACGTGACGGACATCGACGACGACACGATTCGCGAGCAGGTCGAGGAGGCGGCCGAGGACGTCGGCCGGGACGCCTACAACCTCGCGGAACTCGGCATCGGCACGAACGTCGGCGTCGCCGAACTCGTGGGATCGGTTCTCCTCGACGAGAAAGCCGGCGGCACGGTCCACTTCGCGGTCGGTGACGACGCGGGCATCGGCGGTGACACCGACGCACCGATCCACTTAGACGGCATCCTCCGGAACCCGACGGTCTACGCCGACGGCGAGGAGATCGACCTGCCGACGCCGTAG
- a CDS encoding HVO_0476 family zinc finger protein: MSESSQRVGLPCPACSPDLETVHEVLKDGGQATVRCTECDHVHKTALPEAQTVQRDVVVSQDGESFKATTEPPAEETLAVGEEFLLETEEAIMTVRITSLELDEGRVEEAQTEDVETIWTRAVGNVSVNATIHPKSGARDETRSEQLHVPGDYEFVVGQTDDLGDLSFTVEGIHLRDDAVGYQHEKLDHGGDKAFAKDVNRLYLRDETSDAWSAW, from the coding sequence ATGAGCGAATCTTCACAGCGAGTCGGGCTCCCCTGTCCGGCGTGCTCGCCGGACTTAGAGACGGTCCACGAGGTGCTCAAGGACGGCGGGCAGGCGACGGTCCGGTGTACGGAGTGCGATCACGTCCACAAGACCGCCCTTCCCGAGGCCCAGACAGTCCAGCGCGACGTCGTCGTCTCCCAGGACGGCGAGTCTTTCAAGGCGACGACCGAACCGCCGGCCGAGGAGACGCTGGCCGTCGGCGAGGAGTTCCTCTTAGAGACCGAGGAGGCGATCATGACCGTCCGGATCACGAGTCTCGAACTCGACGAGGGACGCGTCGAGGAGGCACAGACCGAGGACGTCGAGACGATCTGGACGCGAGCGGTCGGGAACGTGAGCGTCAACGCGACGATCCACCCCAAGTCGGGTGCCCGCGACGAGACTCGCAGCGAGCAGTTGCACGTCCCCGGCGACTACGAGTTCGTCGTCGGCCAGACCGACGACCTCGGCGACCTCTCCTTTACCGTCGAGGGGATCCACCTCCGGGACGACGCCGTCGGGTACCAACACGAGAAACTCGATCACGGGGGCGACAAAGCCTTCGCGAAGGACGTCAACCGGCTGTATCTCCGCGACGAGACCAGCGACGCCTGGTCGGCGTGGTGA
- a CDS encoding protein-L-isoaspartate(D-aspartate) O-methyltransferase, with the protein MGWWDSERGGSDDSDGESDFERQRDELIEQLRGRERVSDRALAALAAVPRHEFVPENKRRYAYADRPLPIGEGQTISAPHMVAIMVDRLELEAGQTVLEIGTGCGYHAAVTAEIVGAANVYSVEYHSSLAERARSRLAELGYGDISITVGDGHEGWPEHAPYDRAYLTAAASSVPDALLEQLRPDGIFLGPIGDRRQTLVRVRKRPDGETERETFGGVRFVRMQGGR; encoded by the coding sequence ATGGGGTGGTGGGACTCCGAGCGCGGGGGGTCCGACGACAGCGATGGCGAGAGCGACTTCGAGCGCCAGCGCGACGAGTTGATCGAGCAACTCAGGGGGCGCGAGCGCGTCAGCGATCGCGCGCTGGCGGCCCTGGCGGCAGTCCCGCGCCACGAGTTCGTCCCCGAGAACAAGCGCCGATACGCCTACGCCGACCGGCCGCTGCCGATCGGCGAGGGCCAGACCATCAGTGCGCCACACATGGTGGCGATCATGGTCGATCGCCTCGAACTCGAAGCCGGCCAGACGGTCCTGGAAATCGGCACCGGGTGTGGGTATCACGCGGCCGTCACCGCCGAGATCGTCGGCGCGGCGAACGTCTACAGTGTCGAATACCACTCCTCGCTGGCTGAGCGCGCACGATCGCGACTTGCCGAACTTGGCTATGGAGACATCTCGATCACCGTCGGCGACGGCCACGAGGGCTGGCCCGAACACGCCCCCTACGACCGGGCGTACCTGACCGCGGCGGCCAGTTCGGTGCCAGACGCGCTTCTCGAGCAGCTTCGCCCGGACGGGATCTTCCTCGGACCGATCGGGGATCGTCGACAGACGCTCGTCCGGGTTCGGAAACGTCCGGACGGCGAAACCGAACGCGAGACCTTCGGCGGTGTCCGCTTCGTCCGGATGCAGGGCGGGCGGTAG
- a CDS encoding protein-L-isoaspartate O-methyltransferase family protein: MDRAVLREDMVDGLRHRNESLLSEASVASAMGSVPRHDFFDDDRTAYADRETERLGTRVLAPSTVARLFDALAPDPDDSVLIVGAGIGYTAALAAEIVGPQRVEAVDITRRVVYEARENLASAGYDAVLVDCRDGSEGLPEYAPYDRILLEAAAVNPPRALLDQLAPDGRLVMPLGARDQTLVSVEGGDVTERHGGVAFAPLLVEGEQSGAVERNRTHREDRERAQQAAQSRTGWEQDWIDWDGY, translated from the coding sequence ATGGACCGTGCGGTGTTGCGCGAGGACATGGTAGACGGGCTCCGTCACCGGAATGAGAGCCTGCTCAGCGAGGCCTCGGTCGCGAGTGCGATGGGATCAGTCCCGCGCCACGACTTCTTCGACGACGACCGCACGGCGTACGCCGATCGGGAGACCGAGCGGCTCGGAACCCGCGTACTCGCGCCCAGCACCGTCGCGCGGCTGTTCGACGCGCTCGCGCCCGATCCCGACGATTCGGTCCTGATCGTCGGAGCCGGGATCGGGTATACCGCCGCTCTCGCCGCGGAGATCGTCGGCCCTCAGCGGGTTGAGGCCGTCGACATCACCCGCCGGGTGGTCTACGAGGCTCGCGAGAATCTCGCCAGCGCCGGCTACGACGCCGTGCTCGTCGACTGCCGTGACGGTAGCGAGGGCCTCCCGGAATACGCCCCCTACGATCGGATTCTGCTCGAAGCCGCGGCGGTGAATCCCCCACGCGCACTGCTGGACCAACTCGCCCCCGATGGCCGGTTGGTCATGCCTCTGGGAGCGCGCGACCAGACGCTCGTGAGTGTCGAAGGTGGCGACGTCACCGAGCGTCACGGCGGCGTCGCCTTCGCCCCGTTGCTCGTCGAGGGCGAGCAAAGCGGTGCCGTCGAACGCAACCGGACCCACCGCGAGGACCGCGAGCGCGCCCAGCAGGCCGCCCAGTCCCGAACCGGCTGGGAACAGGACTGGATCGACTGGGACGGGTACTGA
- a CDS encoding CrcB family protein, with product MAGESHSLARVEPLVLIAVGGFAGAILRYALATGLSASIYGTLAANALGSFGLGVLLYERHLANAIAPETRLLAGTGFLSSFTTYSTFAAETAALSPTLAAGNVLANYGLGIAGVLAGRAVARGLI from the coding sequence ATGGCAGGCGAGAGTCACTCGCTCGCGCGCGTCGAACCGCTAGTGTTGATCGCCGTCGGCGGGTTCGCCGGGGCAATCCTTCGATACGCCCTCGCTACGGGGCTGTCAGCGTCGATCTACGGGACGCTCGCCGCGAACGCGCTGGGGAGTTTCGGACTTGGCGTCCTGCTGTACGAGCGTCACCTGGCGAACGCGATCGCCCCCGAAACCCGTCTGCTCGCCGGCACTGGCTTTCTCTCGTCGTTTACGACGTACAGCACGTTCGCCGCCGAGACGGCCGCGCTGTCACCGACCCTCGCAGCCGGAAACGTCCTGGCGAACTACGGCCTCGGCATCGCGGGCGTCCTCGCCGGCAGAGCGGTCGCACGGGGACTCATATGA
- the crcB gene encoding fluoride efflux transporter CrcB has translation MNPAVLVGIGGTLGALARHLVGQRFETAYADTLAVNVIGSFMLGTIVTAPVGDPVALAFGTGFCGAFTTFSTFAFETVRLYETGRRRRAVANAAVHLVAALIAVGLGSLLVGVLTG, from the coding sequence ATGAACCCGGCAGTCCTCGTCGGGATCGGCGGCACGCTCGGCGCACTCGCGCGACACCTGGTCGGCCAGCGGTTCGAGACTGCCTATGCCGATACGCTCGCCGTCAACGTCATCGGAAGCTTCATGCTGGGGACCATCGTGACTGCGCCGGTCGGCGACCCAGTCGCGCTGGCGTTCGGAACTGGCTTCTGTGGTGCGTTCACCACGTTCTCGACGTTCGCCTTCGAGACCGTTCGGCTCTACGAGACTGGCCGGCGGCGACGTGCGGTCGCCAACGCGGCAGTCCACCTCGTCGCCGCGCTGATTGCCGTCGGCCTCGGCTCGCTGCTGGTCGGCGTCCTCACCGGGTGA
- a CDS encoding CapA family protein, protein MTWTRRSLLAAVAGTAGCLGAPSRRSRGGLDAGSADARIGFVGDVMLGRGVNDRWTDADPAGVWGTTLERLRSLDGLVANLESCVSDGGERWPGKTYYFRADPEFAVPALETADVSVAALANNHVLDFGESGLQETLANLDEAGVAHTGAGPNRDTALEPAVFDAGGLTVAVISLTDRWAAYAAGEHSPGTAYTPLDRSEGATRALVRNTLDRANAADPDLVVASLHWGPNWEAFPSASQQRFARWLVRHGVDVVHGHSAHVLQGVEVYQGRPIIYDAGDFVDDYIHKDGLQNKRSALFELVVTDGRLDELRLVPVEIENRAVSLADADISRWVHETMAERSEPFGTGVERTDDGVVVPLGSC, encoded by the coding sequence ATGACGTGGACGCGCCGGAGTTTGTTGGCGGCCGTCGCTGGCACGGCGGGGTGTCTGGGCGCACCGTCCCGTCGTTCTCGGGGTGGACTGGACGCGGGATCAGCCGACGCTCGAATCGGCTTCGTCGGCGACGTGATGCTCGGGCGGGGTGTGAACGACCGCTGGACCGACGCCGATCCCGCGGGCGTCTGGGGGACCACCCTCGAACGCCTCCGGTCCCTGGACGGGCTCGTCGCGAACCTGGAAAGCTGTGTCTCTGACGGCGGCGAGCGATGGCCGGGCAAGACCTACTACTTCAGGGCCGATCCCGAATTCGCGGTGCCAGCACTCGAGACAGCGGACGTCTCGGTCGCGGCACTCGCCAACAACCACGTGCTGGACTTCGGCGAATCGGGGCTCCAGGAGACGCTCGCCAACCTCGACGAAGCGGGCGTTGCACACACCGGGGCAGGGCCAAACCGCGATACTGCGCTCGAACCCGCCGTCTTCGACGCGGGCGGTCTGACCGTCGCGGTTATCTCACTCACCGACCGGTGGGCGGCCTACGCCGCGGGCGAGCACAGCCCCGGGACGGCCTACACGCCACTCGATCGGTCCGAAGGCGCGACGCGTGCCCTTGTCCGAAACACCCTCGACCGCGCAAACGCGGCCGATCCCGACCTCGTCGTCGCGTCGCTGCACTGGGGACCGAACTGGGAAGCGTTCCCAAGCGCCTCTCAGCAGCGGTTTGCCCGCTGGCTCGTCAGACACGGCGTGGACGTGGTCCACGGTCACAGCGCCCACGTCCTCCAGGGCGTCGAAGTGTATCAGGGCCGACCGATCATCTACGACGCCGGCGATTTCGTCGACGACTACATTCACAAGGACGGGCTACAGAACAAGCGCAGCGCGCTGTTCGAGTTAGTCGTGACCGACGGCCGTCTCGACGAACTCCGTCTCGTCCCGGTCGAGATCGAGAACAGAGCGGTTTCTCTGGCCGATGCCGACATTTCCCGATGGGTCCACGAGACGATGGCCGAGCGCTCGGAACCGTTCGGGACCGGTGTCGAACGGACCGATGACGGCGTGGTCGTTCCGCTTGGATCGTGCTGA